One Lycium barbarum isolate Lr01 chromosome 5, ASM1917538v2, whole genome shotgun sequence genomic window carries:
- the LOC132639951 gene encoding uncharacterized protein LOC132639951 yields MLWLQVNWSLAYVIAVVESKCGHETLRRSANLVKGMRWIAFWTHLFYGLTMGGMVIGTNVVFVLLGTMKGGKWRSFSVISQTVQCSVLGSLAMNQFLVLNVVLYMYCKDLKGEKLPFEYVSLPLDDEKNHAIV; encoded by the coding sequence ATGTTATGGCTACAGGTAAACTGGTCATTAGCTTATGTGATAGCAGTGGTTGAATCCAAATGTGGTCACGAAACACTAAGGAGAAGTGCGAATTTGGTGAAGGGGATGAGATGGATAGCTTTTTGGACACATTTGTTTTACGGGCTTACTATGGGAGGAATGGTGATTGGCACTAACGTCGTTTTTGTCCTTTTGGGTACAATGAAGGGTGGTAAGTGGAGGAGTTTTTCAGTGATATCACAAACTGTGCAGTGTTCAGTGCTGGGATCTTTGGCAATGAATCAGTTTCTTGTATTGAATGTGGTATTGTATATGTATTGCAAGGACTTGAAAGGCGAAAAATTGCCTTTTGAATATGTATCTCTTCCCTTGGACGATGAGAAGAATCATGCTATTGTGTAG